The Montipora capricornis isolate CH-2021 chromosome 3, ASM3666992v2, whole genome shotgun sequence genome window below encodes:
- the LOC138039967 gene encoding uncharacterized protein, with product MATAVNTLKESIEEKKFVNGEDEESVQEWVSGIEESSCESSADECMRELTRQIEQIDRNLKHATALYEHKREIELEREKLRQKQEAVELAHAEELEFEKKKMELKQAQTEPPEITAITSTVVKMPKLVITKFDGTPQDWVHFWGQVETQIDKSSTPEVTKFSYLKELVDFKVRNLIDDLPFTPDGYDKAKDLLATLYGKTRNVVGTYVRNILELATVRERNIKKIHESFQC from the coding sequence ATGGCGACAGCAGtgaacacgttaaaggaatcaATAGAGGAGAAAAAGTTCGTAAATGGCGAGGACGAAGAGTCAGTTCAAGAATGGGTTAGCGGAATTGAAGAATCAAGTTGTGAATCAAGCGCGGATGAATGTATGCGTGAATTGACACGCCAGATTGAGCAGATCGACCGCAATTTGAAGCACGCAACTGCTCTTTACGAGCACAAACGAGAAATCGAATTGGAGAGAGAGAAACTGAGACAGAAGCAAGAAGCTGTTGAGCTTGCACATGCAGAGGAGttagaatttgaaaagaaaaaaatggagttGAAACAAGCTCAAACAGAACCACCGGAAATTACCGCGATCACTAGCACCGTGGTAAAAATGCCAAAGCTAGTAATCACAAAATTTGATGGCACACCGCAAGACTGGGTGCATTTTTGGGGACAGGTCGAAACACAAATAGACAAGTCCTCTAcccctgaagtcacaaaattctCTTACTTGAAAGAATTGGTGGACTTTAAGGTGAGAAATCTTATTGATGACCTTCCATTTACCCCCGACGGTTATGATAAGGCTAAAGATCTACTTGCAACATTATATGGAAAAACGAGGAACGTTGTGGGAACCTACGTAAGGAATATACTAGAACTCGCTACTGTCAGAGAAAGGAATATCAAGAAGATTCACGAATCTTTTCAATGTTGA
- the LOC138039969 gene encoding uncharacterized protein has protein sequence MAVNSNCDVERLCAFDVLGLADIPAGDQFDVYDEFKEQLTRSPEGWYETSLPWKGNCPALPNNRDGSTRRLNSLLRKLRRKNMLDDYDDVIREQLAEGVEERAPAEVSGREFYLPNRAVVREGTETTKLRVVYDASARAHEMAPSLNECLHAVMQKN, from the coding sequence ATGGCGGTGAATTCGAACTGTGACGTCGAGAGATTGTGTGCGTTTGATGTTCTTGGCCTAGCAGATATTCCAGCGGGGGACCAGTTTGATGTCTACGATGAGTTTAAAGAGCAACTGACGCGATCACCTGAAGGTTGGTACGAGACGAGCCTGCCTTGGAAAGGGAATTGTCCTGCCCTACCAAACAACCGTGACGGAAGTACGCGACGACTAAATTCCCTCTTGCGGAAATTACGCCGAAAGAACATGTTGGACGACTATGATGACGTAATAAGAGAACAGTTGGCGGAAGGCGTAGAAGAACGGGCACCTGCCGAAGTCTCCGGGAGAGAGTTTTATTTGCCAAATCGTGCGGTTGTTCGTGAGGGTACGGAAACAACAAAGCTTCGAGTCGTGTATGATGCGTCTGCGCGAGCTCACGAAATGGCCCCATCACTAAATGAGTGCCTACATGCCGTAATGCAGAAGAATTAA